A stretch of Oryza brachyantha chromosome 4, ObraRS2, whole genome shotgun sequence DNA encodes these proteins:
- the LOC102710690 gene encoding UDP-galactose transporter 1-like encodes MEQGGAPSGLGSMRALLAILQWWGFNVTVIIINKWIFQKLDFKFPLTVSCVHFICSSIGAYIAIHVLKAKPLIEVEPEDRWRRIFPMSFVFCINIVLGNVSLRYIPVSFMQTIKSFTPATTVILQWLVWSKYFEWRIWASLVPIVGGILLTSITELSFNMFGFCAAMVGCLATSTKTILAESLLHGYKFDSINTVYYMAPFATMILALPAMLLEGGGVVTWFYTHESIGSALIIIIGSGVLAFCLNFSIFYVIHSTTAVTFNVAGNLKVAVAVLVSWLIFRNPISAMNAIGCAITLVGCTFYGYVRHLISQQQAPAPGSPRTSQTNSPRSRMEMLPLVGDKQEKV; translated from the exons atggagcaAGGAGGAGCGCCCAGCGGGCTCGGCAGCATGCGCGCGCTGCTCGCCATCCTCCAGTGGTGGGGCTTCAACGTCaccgtcatcatcatcaacaagTGGATCTTCCAG AAGCTGGATTTCAAATTTCCTCTGACAGTGTCTTGTGTCCACTTCATATGCTCGTCAATTGGGGCTTATATTGCAATCCATGTACTTAAAGCGAAACCACTGATTGAAGTCGAACCGGAGGACCGTTGGAGAAGGATTTTTCCAATGTCATTTGTCTTCTGCATAAACATCGTGCTCGGAAATGTCAGCCTGCGCTACATCCCAGTTTCATTTATGCAGACAATCAAATCTTTCACTCCTGCAACCACAG TTATTCTGCAGTGGTTAGTTTGGAGCAAGTATTTTGAGTGGCGCATATGGGCTTCGTTGGTCCCAATAGTTGGGGGAATACTCCTAACTTCAATAACAGAGCTTAGTTTCAACATGTTTGGTTTCTGTGCTGCCATGGTAGGCTGCCTCGCTACATCTACCAAGACCATTTTGGCAGAGTCTCTACTCCATGGATACAAATTTGACAG CATTAACACAGTGTACTACATGGCACCCTTTGCCACCATGATACTGGCTCTACCAGCAATGTTACTTGAAGGAGGTGGTGTGGTTACCTGGTTCTACACACACGAGTCAATTGGTTCTGCACTAATTATCATCATAGGCTCAGGAGTGCTCGCATTTTGTCTGAACTTCTCCATCTTCTATGTGATCCATTCAACCACTGCAGTGACCTTCAATGTTGCCGGCAACCTGAAG GTTGCTGTTGCTGTATTGGTGTCGTGGTTGATCTTCCGGAATCCAATCTCTGCTATGAATGCGATCGGATGTGCGATCACGCTCGTTGGTTGTACTTTTTATGGCTACGTGAGGCATTTGATCTCTCAACAGCAAGCTCCTGCCCCAGGAAGCCCAAGAACATCACAGACAAATTCGCCCAGAAGTCGAATGGAGATGCTACCCCTTGTAGGCGACAAGCAAGAAAAGGTCTAG
- the LOC102710973 gene encoding tubulin-folding cofactor B, producing MSSSKLHLPADDSVLLLLTHSNLATFSSDIRVSKQTSVEALKEKLWRKTGTAVASMCLQLRDDTGAMIADLDQDDATLASYSPYDGYRLHIIDLDPSSVTSGGWLEDTSLVDKYKISDEAYNKLDTNFRKFKEKMALKNPASDDKEQSDKHMEELCANIKVGDRCEVEPGAKRGTVKFVGRAEALGRGFWVGIQYDEPLGKHDGMVKGIRFFECPQGHGAIVRPEKVKIGDYPERDPFEEEEI from the exons ATGTCGTCCTCCAAGCTGCATCTTCCGGCGGACGAcagcgtcctcctcctcctcacgcACTCCAACCtcgccaccttctcctccGACATCCGAGTCTCCAAGCAG ACCTCCGTCGAGGCGCTCAAGGAGAAGCTATGGAGGAAGACCGGCACCGCTGTTGCCTCCATGTGCCTCCAGCTCCGCGACGACACCGGCGCCATGATCGCCGACCTCGACCAAGACGACGCTACCCTCGCTTCCTACTCCCCATACGACGG GTACCGCCTTCACATTATTGATCTCGATCCTTCGTCAGTCACCTCTGGGGGTTGGTTGGAGGATACTTCACTTGTTGACAAGTATAAAATCTCAGATGAAGCATATAATAAGCTTGATA CAAACTTTCGAAAATTCAAAGAAAAGATGGCACTGAAAAACCCTGCATCAGATGATAAAGAA cAATCTGACAAACATATGGAGGAATTGTGTGCCAACATCAAG GTGGGTGATAGATGTGAAGTCGAGCCAGGTGCTAAGAGGGGCACTGTAAAATTTGTTGGCAGAGCTGAAGCTCTTGGACGTGGATTTTGGGTTGGAATCCAATATGATGAACCACTTGGAAAGCACGATGGCAT GGTGAAAGGCATTCGCTTTTTCGAGTGTCCTCAAGGGCATGGAGCTATTGTTAGGCCAGAGAAAGTAAAG ATCGGTGACTACCCAGAGAGGGACCCGTTTGAAGAGGAGGAGATCTAG
- the LOC102711253 gene encoding uncharacterized protein LOC102711253: MAAMAMVSLQLTAAARPMRSRRALFVSTCAAPPRQRPPPSSTKNRRAPRHDDDARRRSPPPRPTRTRGPPGRHQQSYTDDDYDDQDEGSFAGGTRVAAMPNPPAGFVLDDQGRCIAAASKRIVTIIDETNKRPLECIIRRVFRSTQEQECMLLCPVDMPVQVLKSANFSGWVAIDDDQLKEIIPSVAYALARVHMHFVESGFCYTARGGFCFPEDAIQEFHDSDDGSDGVPFEGVEICCFNLDGAHYMIYTPVDPLLFVAVKDKDGVLRIAEDELMDDPAVVGAIDEETEFTALVEEEEALLESVLGER, translated from the exons atggcggccatggcgatggTGTCCCTGCAACTCACAGCTGCGGCGAGGCCCAtgcgcagccgccgcgcgctctTCGTCTCCACCTGCGCCGCTCCCCCTCGCCAGCGACCTCCTCCAAGCTCCACCAAAAACCGCCGGGCGCCgcgccacgacgacgacgccaggAGGCGAAGTCCTCCTCCCAGGCCCACCCGCACCAGGGGCCCGCCTGGTCGCCACCAACAATCCTACACGGACGACGACTACGATGACCAAGACGAGGGGAGCTTCGCTGGGGGCACCCGGGTGGCCGCCATGCCCAACCCGCCCGCGGGCTTCGTGCTGGACGACCAGGGCAggtgcatcgccgccgcctccaagCGCATCGTCACCATC ATTGATGAGACCAACAAGCGCCCATTGGAGTGCATCATCAGGAGAGTGTTCCGGAGCACACAGGAGCAGGAGTGCATGCTCCTTTGCCCAGTCGACAT GCCTGTGCAGGTCCTTAAGAGTGCCAATTTCAGCGGCTGGGTTGCT aTTGATGATGACCAGCTTAAGGAAATAATTCCATCCGTTGCATATGCGCTCGCTAGAGTGCATATGCACTTCGTGGAAAGTGG GTTCTGTTATACGGCACGGGGTGGCTTCTGCTTTCCTGAAGACGCAATTCAAGAATTTCATG ATTCTGATGACGGCAGTGATGGGGTACCTTTTGAAGGCGTAGAGATTTGTTGTTTCAATTTG GATGGTGCACATTATATGATATATACACCAGTTGATCCTCTTCTGTTCGTTGCAGTGAAG GATAAAGATGGTGTGCTACGCATTGCTGAAGAT GAACTCATGGATGACCCTGCTGTTGTTGGCGCCATAGACGAAGAGACAGAGTTCACCGCTTTGGTG gaggaggaagaggcccTTCTTGAATCAGTACTGGGTGAAAGATGA
- the LOC102711527 gene encoding uncharacterized protein LOC102711527, whose amino-acid sequence MGLKVEEDPDGGEKEKTRAQDAIPRLSSCSTDVDSGLSLCRVCHCVEPDLRGDSALAFLGILPHADDDDDPNSKDVLEFVSPHGEIFVCTSTTDLESGPLHHLIDLGCSCKNDLALAHYACALKWFISHGSTVCEICGNVAANVRPLDFNKVLASLKEYEALRERTSTGDLSYLHYRADTGVDPDAVAAIRRQRLSEISSWFNPQNSHIAISHGQTEQTPASPSDNALDHGAVAAARVAHARWTLEGTGVFLAIGLGVIVLTWLVAPHVGKKAAVICLHMLLGGLCTLTIIISLRFVFPRIQYGSMRCWAILFVFWFLVFGVWASRTHSIRSS is encoded by the exons atGGGGCTCAAGGTGGAGGAGGATCCGGATGGCGGtgagaaagagaaaacaagGGCACAAGATGCCATCCCCCGCCTATCTAGCTGCAGCACCGACGTCGATTCTGGCCTCTCTCTTTGCCGGGTTTGTCACTGCGTCGAGCCTGATCTCAGAGGGGACTCCGCCCTTGCTTTCTTAGGCATTCTTCCGCAtgccgacgacgatgacgacccCAACTCCAAAGATGTCCTCGAGTTTGTAAGCCCCCATGGGGAGATTTTTGTCTGCACCAGCACCACTGACCTCGAATCAGGCCCCCTGCACCATCTCATCGATCTGGGATGCTCCTGCAAGAACGACCTTGCTCTTGCGCATTATGCCTGCGCACTCAAGTGGTTCATCAGCCACGGTTCCACTGTATGCGAGATATGTGGAAATGTCGCCGCAAATGTAAGGCCTCTGGATTTCAATAAGGTCCTTGCATCCTTGAAGGAATATGAAGCTCTCAGGGAAAGGACTTCCACTGGGGACCTCTCCTACTTGCATTATCGGGCTGATACAGGTGTGGATCCAGATGCCGTTGCAGCGATACGAAGACAGCGCCTCAGTGAGATATCCTCATGGTTCAACCCTCAAAATTCACACATTGCTATTTCTCACGGCCAAACCGAACAAACACCCGCTAGTCCAAGTGATAATGCTCTAGACCATGGCGCTGTGGCAGCAGCAAGAGTAGCACATGCAAGATGGACTTTGGAGGGTACTGGAGTGTTTCTTGCCATTGGCCTGGGTGTTATTGTTCTTACATGGTTAGTTGCTCCTCATGTTGGCAAG AAAGCTGCAGTGATTTGTCTTCACATGCTTCTTGGAGGTTTATGCACGTTGACTATAATAATATCCCTGAGATTT GTTTTCCCACGGATCCAGTATGGGTCTATGCGATGTTGGGCGATCTTGTTTGTGTTTTGGTTCCTTGTTTTTGGAGTTTGGGCATCACGGACCCACAGTATACGCTCCTCGTGA
- the LOC102711799 gene encoding probable methyltransferase PMT26 gives MAFGFGSHTRLDVRRPQQHSSFSTAVAVFVALALVAVWMVSSTLVTPADFSSPFQPTARPSQTPPSTSTQEEDAYEPPPAPVTHHNTPDNGSQSQPPAEATRGESDRGSWPTQAAGSNKDTRQQQQQQTAAPSSYGWKLCNTEAGPDYIPCLDNLQAISKLRTTKHYEHRERHCPQHPPTCLVPLPEGYRNPIRWPKSRDQIWYNNVPHTKLVEYKGHQNWVKVSGEYLTFPGGGTQFKHGALHYIDFIQEAKKDIAWGKRTRVVLDVGCGVASFGGYLFDRDVLTMSFAPKDEHEAQVQFALERGIPAISAVMGTKRLPFPSRVFDVVHCARCRVPWHIEGGRLLLELDRLLRPGGYFVWSATPVYQKLPEDIEIWKAMSTLTRSMCWEMVNKVKDRINRVGIAIFRKPTDNSCYEARSSANPLICGEYDDPDAAWNISLQSCLHRLPTDPTIRGSQWPEEWPLRLEKPPYWLKNSEAGVYGKPATDDFRADYEHWKRVISNSYMNVLGIDWSAVRNVMDMKAVYGGFAAALRDLKVWVMNVIPIDSPDTLPIIYERGLFGVYHDWCESFSTYPRTYDFLHANHLFSKIKKSDRCKLVAVMVEVDRIVRPEGMLIVRDSLETIREVESMVKSLHWEVRVSYSQDNEGLLLVQKTMWRPNEVEAKL, from the exons ATGGCGTTTGGGTTTGGCAGCCACACGCGTCTCGATGTCCGGCGGCCGCAGCAGCACTCCTCATtctccaccgccgtcgccgtcttcgtcgccCTCGCCTTGGTCGCCGTCTGGATGGTCTCTTCCACGCTCGTCACCCCGGCGGActtctcctctcccttccaGCCCACAGCCCGCCCATCGCAAACCCCACCTTCCACCAGTACTCAGGAAGAGGACGCCTATGAGCCTCCTCCAGCTCCAGTCACACACCACAACACACCGGATAATGGCTCCCAGTCCCAGCCACCGGCGGAGGCCACAAGAGGAGAATCAGACCGGGGGTCATGGCCAACTCAAGCTGCAGGGTCCAACAAGGACActcggcagcagcagcagcagcagactGCGGCGCCCAGCAGCTATGGCTGGAAGCTCTGCAATACTGAGGCCGGACCAGATTATATTCCGTGCCTCGACAATCTCCAAGCAATCAGTAAGCTTCGGACGACCAAGCATTATGAACACCGAGAAAGACATTGCCCCCAGCATCCTCCCACCTGCCTTGTCCCTCTTCCGGAGGGCTACAGAAATCCAATCAGGTGGCCCAAGAGCAGAGATCAG ATATGGTACAACAATGTTCCGCATACTAAGCTGGTAGAATACAAGGGTCATCAGAACTGGGTTAAGGTCTCCGGGGAGTACCTGACCTTTCCGGGAGGTGGAACTCAGTTCAAACATGGTGCATTGCACTACATTGATTTCATTCAGGAG GCGAAGAAGGACATAGCATGGGGAAAACGAACCCGTGTTGTTTTAGATGTTGGTTGTGGAGTTGCCAGCTTTGGAGGATATCTATTTGATAGAGATGTGCTTACTATGTCATTTGCACCTAAAGATGAGCATGAGGCCCAGGTGCAGTTTGCCCTTGAGAGAGGAATCCCTGCTATATCAGCTGTTATGGGTACAAAAAGGCTCCCATTTCCCAGCAGGGTCTTTGATGTTGTTCATTGTGCGCGCTGTAGAGTACCATGGCATATTGAAG GTGGTAGGCTCTTGCTTGAACTGGATAGACTGTTGCGCCCTGGCGGTTACTTTGTGTGGTCTGCCACTCCTGTGTACCAGAAGCTACCTGAAGATATTGAGATATGGAAAG CAATGTCGACTCTAACAAGGTCAATGTGTTGGGAAATGGTCAATAAAGTGAAGGATAGGATAAATAGAGTGGGTATAGCAATTTTTAGAAAGCCAACGGATAATAGCTGCTATGAGGCAAGATCTTCAGCAAACCCTCTGATATGTGGAGAGTATGATGATCCTGATGCTGCTTG GAACATATCATTGCAGTCATGTTTGCATAGGTTGCCCACTGATCCTACCATTCGTGGTTCACAATGGCCGGAGGAATGGCCATTGAGGCTGGAGAAACCACCTTACTGGCTAAAAAACTCTGAAGCTGGAGTATATGGGAAGCCTGCCACTGATGATTTTCGAGCAGACTACGAGCACTGGAAGCGGGTTATAAGCAATTCTTATATGAATGTCTTGGGCATTGATTGGTCTGCTGTTAGAAATGTTATGGACATGAAAGCTGTATATGGAGG GTTCGCGGCAGCTTTGCGAGATCTGAAAGTGTGGGTTATGAATGTAATTCCAATTGATTCTCCTGACACACTTCCAATTATATATGAGCGTGGGCTTTTTGGAGTCTACCATGACTGGTGCGAGTCATTTAGCACCTACCCCAGAACCTATGATTTTCTGCACGCAAACCATCTTTTCTCCAAGATTAAAAAGAG TGACAGGTGTAAACTAGTGGCAGTGATGGTGGAAGTGGATCGAATAGTGAGGCCAGAAGGCATGCTAATTGTTAGAGATAGTTTGGAAACCATACGTGAGGTGGAGTCTATGGTGAAATCACTACACTGGGAGGTCCGCGTGTCTTATTCTCAGGACAATGAAGGTTTGCTGTTGGTTCAAAAGACGATGTGGCGGCCAAATGAAGTTGAAGCTAAGCTATGA
- the LOC102719583 gene encoding proteinaceous RNase P 1, chloroplastic/mitochondrial-like, whose translation MRLAAAAAAALRTTAALLLFPPHRSTSSLCRSSVPFARPRRHSSSSTANESNAARRRRARDSPEGILKGQLDRCSRANDLPTALRLYDAAISPASAVPLSVGHYNCLLYLCSNAAASSPDAAQRGFDIFAKMEACGVQPNEATLTIVARLAAARRDPAMAFSIVRRMATAGTAPHLRSYGPALSAYCDAGDADGATEVEAHMDASGVVPEEPELAALLRVNSASGRADQVYRLLHRARVILRQVSDATALLVESWFVSDAASEAGLDDWDATKVKEGVCNGGGGWHGQGWLGKGQWSVARSEMDKDGTCQRCGERLVCIDIDPSETQNFADSVAQIAIKRDVNFMLFQEWLQHNGPFDVVIDAANIGLYHRNGFSFSEVNRVVKGIQRITKSKKLPLIILHKNRVNNGPAKHPQNQKLLESWQRAGALYAAPPGSNDDWYWLYAAVRCRSLLVTNDEMRDHLFQLLGTSFFPRWKEKHQVRLTLSDGVWNFHLPPPYSIVIQESEEGSWHVPTTNGDDIEKPRQWICATRRSSQKSSQALARAAGVANGRKPRGGNGPVAEAHRLPATTTVPLALPPSLLLSSNSTWTTSFLLHLPSEARREEEYGGPCSFTTMPAVEAAASSMMASRSAALCFSSAAAARSRHSRRCFLAVSCDARASDLLYSSLAAKLLGPPTSFDAGKLTVEFANSHSHSSKRVGFPRAYTLTHCDFTANLTLAVSDTIASDRRRLRADDVFAEWKQQQDAGGMALHVHCFVSGANILHGIAAGFRYYVFSKELPLVLKAVVHGDALLFAEKPELLEAKVWVHFHSSSNTKYNRLECWGSLREAADAKTTLRKRQLDGRLEQLHNAIAKGTRRRRRRNWSSPDAIFSALLALLL comes from the exons ATGCgactcgcggcggcggcggcggcggccctgcgcaccaccgccgccctcctcctcttcccgcCTCACCGCAGCACATCCTCTCTGTGCCGCTCCTCAGTCCCCttcgcccgcccgcgccgccactCCTCTTCCTCCACCGCCAACGAAAGCaacgccgcccgccgccgccgcgcccgcgactCGCCCGAGGGAATCCTCAAGGGCCAACTCGACAGGTGCTCCCGCGCCAACGACCTCCCCACCGCCCTCCGTCTCTACGACGCCGCCATCTCCCCCGCTTCCGCCGTCCCGCTCTCTGTCGGCCACTACAACTGCCTCCTCTACCTCTGctccaacgccgccgcctcctcccccgacGCCGCTCAGCGTGGCTTCGATATCTTCGCCAAGATGGAGGCCTGTGGCGTCCAGCCCAACGAGGCAACCCTCACCATCGTCGCCCGccttgccgccgcccgccgcgacCCCGCCATGGCCTTCTCCATCGTCCGCCGCATGGCCACCGCCGGCACCGCCCCTCACCTCCGCTCCTACGGCCCGGCCCTCTCCGCCTACTGCGACGCAGGAGACGCCGACGGGGCCACCGAGGTCGAGGCTCACATGGACGCTTCCGGGGTCGTGCCTGAGGAGCCCGAGCTCGCTGCGCTGCTCCGCGTCAACTCTGCTAGTGGGAGAGCCGACCAGGTGTACAGGCTCCTGCACAGGGCACGCGTTATTCTTCGCCAGGTGAGTGACGCAACCGCCCTGTTAGTCGAGTCCTGGTTTGTCTCCGACGCGGCGTCAGAGGCCGGGCTGGACGATTGGGACGCCACCAAGGTGAAGGAAGGGGTGTGcaatggtggcggcggctggcaTGGCCAGGGGTGGCTCGGCAAGGGCCAATGGAGCGTTGCCCGAAGCGAGATGGACAAGGATGGCACATGCCAGCGCTGCGGGGAGAGGCTTGTGTGTATAGACATCGATCCATCAGAGACACAAAACTTTGCCGACTCGGTTGCTCAAATAGCGATCAAACGGGACGTCAATTTTATGCTTTTTCAG GAATGGCTCCAGCACAATGGACCATTTGATGTCGTTATTGATGCCGCTAACATTGGCCTTTACCACCGGAACGGTTTCAGTTTTTCTGAG GTGAACCGTGTTGTGAAAGGCATACAGAGAATAACTAAGTCAAAGAAATTGCCACTGATCATTTTGCATAAGAACCGAGTAAACAATGGTCCTGCAAAACATCCACAGAATCAAAAGCTTCTGGAGAGTTGGCAGAGGGCTGGAGCACTATATGCTGCACCTCCTGGTTCTAATGATGACTG GTATTGGCTGTATGCTGCTGTTAGATGCCGGTCATTGCTTGTTACAAATGATGAGATGCGGGACCACTTGTTTCAACTACTTGGCACTAGTTTTTTCCCCAGATGGAAGGAGAAGCATCAG GTCAGGTTAACGTTATCGGATGGTGTTTGGAATTTTCACCTGCCGCCTCCGTATTCAATTGTCATTCAG GAATCTGAAGAGGGAAGCTGGCATGTACCAACAACAAATGGTGATGATATTGAAAAACCACGGCAGTGGATTTGTGCTACTAGGAGAAGTTCACAGAAATCATCTCAGGCACTTGCAAGGGCAGCTGG AGTAGCGAATGGGAGAAAGCCGCGTGGAGGCAACGGGCCCGTGGCCGAGGCGCATCGTCTTCCAGCCACAACCACCGTCCCCCtcgctctccctccctccctcctgctCTCATCCAATTCAACTTGGACCACCAGCTTCCTCTTGCATCTTCCGTCGGAGGCCAGGCGAGAGGAAGAATATGGAGGGCCCTGCAGCTTCACGACGATGCCAGCAGTAGAAGCAGCTGCATCATCGATGATGGCGTCGCGCAGCGCCGCTCTGTgcttctcctccgccgccgccgctcggagCCGGCACAGCAGGAGGTGCTTCTTGGCCGTCAGCTGCGACGCCAGGGCCTCAGACCTACTCTATTCCTCGCTG GCTGCCAAGCTGCTCGGCCCTCCGACCAGCTTCGACGCCGGCAAGCTGACGGTGGAGTTCGCCAACAGCCACAGCCACAGCAGCAAGCGCGTCGGCTTCCCCAGGGCCTACACCCTCACCCACTGCGACTTCACCGCTAACCtcaccctcgccgtctccgacACCATCGCctccgaccgccgccgcctcaggGCAGACGACGTCTTCGCGGAgtggaagcagcagcaggacgCCGGGGGCATGGCCCTGCACGTCCACTGCTTCGTCAGCGGCGCCAACATCCTGCACGgcatcgccgccggcttcAGATACTACGTCTTCTCCAAGGAGCTGCCGCTG gtTCTCAAGGCGGTTGTTCATGGCGATGCTTTGCTGTTCGCGGAGAAGCCGGAGCTGCTGGAAGCGAAGGTGTGGGTGCACTTCCACTCCAGCTCCAACACCAAGTACAACAGGCTCGAGTGCTGGGGTTCTCTCAGGGAGGCCGCCGACGCCAAG ACCACATTGCGCAAGAGGCAACTGGACGGCCGGCTGGAGCAACTGCACAACGCAATCGCCAAAGGCACAAGACGAAGGCGTAGGAGGAACTGGTCTAGCCCGGACGCCATCTTCAGCGCCCTGCTCGCCCTTCTCCTTTGA
- the LOC102720143 gene encoding LOW QUALITY PROTEIN: protein CHROMATIN REMODELING 24-like (The sequence of the model RefSeq protein was modified relative to this genomic sequence to represent the inferred CDS: substituted 1 base at 1 genomic stop codon), producing the protein MKVPRRVFGLLYPHQRDGLAWLWALHCNATGGILADDMGLGKTIQVSALLAGLFHSSLIKRALIVAPKTDLTHWENQLSLLGLQRHIRDYSGASANDRTYQLHYTFKEGGILLTSYDIVRNNYMLIRGDGYNVNNVEATFWDYVILDEGHIVKNPKTQRAQSLFQIPSAHRIVVTGTPIQNNLKDLWALFYFCCPDVLGDKNVFELRYEKPILRGNDNYATDQEKQVASDAAKELRXRIKPHFLRRMKSEIFIHTGAKDDETPPQKNELVIWLKLTSCQRRLYEAFLNRDLVHSQTETVKGSSLEAITILKKICDHPLLLTKRGTDDFLEDMVTILNNQDMCMVERILEDNLYSDKRLQIVQGSSCKIAFILPLLRNLVEEGHYILIFSQTRKMLNLIQDALSIEGHKFLRIDGTTKVSERKKIVKDFQEGFETPIFLLTSQVGGLGNMLTKADRVIVVDPAWNPSTDNQNIDHAYRIGQTKDVIVYRLVTCGTIEEKIYKQQIFKRSLFRTATECKEQPQIYNQDLYLQDEQEFSSLRPQGFDVCRTQYQMQVGHHQQLVIGDSLRKHIQFVERQGIAGVNHHGVLLRKTEAAATLDDYDATDRKVRDMMVRRYYAPREHICSNIEKESLMAQGKDTEKEGLIAQVKETRKKLDGLGDAMRQISALEEEYAAELVGMLRENRWERSHLQKIRVQIDDLHEEHMAEFDEVLERIERMELVDEGELMAEFGETLERMRRRGDMDGELVLSLPLLSCTILT; encoded by the exons atgaAGGTCCCCCGCCGCGTATTCGGCTTGCTCTATCCGCACCAGCGCGACGGCCTCGCCTGGCTCTGGGCGCTCCACTGCAACGCCACCGGAGGGATCCTCGCCGATGACATGGGACTGGGCAAGACCATCCAG GTTTCTGCATTGCTGGCCGGCTTATTCCATTCCAGTTTGATCAAGAGAGCGTTAATTGTTGCCCCAAAGACTGACTTGACACATTGGGAAAATCAGCTCTCCCTGCTTGGCCTGCAACGCCACATTAGAGA CTACTCTGGGGCTAGCGCAAACGATCGCACCTATCAACTTCACTACACCTTCAAG GAGGGTGGTATTCTGCTAACATCGTATGACATTGTCCGGAACAATTACATGTTGATAAGAGGCGATGGGTACAATGTTAACAATGTGGAAGCAACATTTTGGGACTATGTTATTCTTGACGAGGGGCACATTGTCAAGAATCCTAAGACTCAAAGGGCACAGAGTTTGTTTCAAATACCTTCTGCGCATCGCATTGTTGTCACTGGAACACCTATTCAGAATAATTTAAAG GATTTGTGggctttgttttatttctgCTGCCCAGATGTCCTGGGCGATAAGAATGT GTTCGAACTTAGGTATGAGAAGCCAATTCTTCGTGGTAATGACAACTATGCTACTGATCAAGAGAAGCAAGTGGCTTCAGATGCAGCAAAA GAATTAAGATAGCGGATTAAACCACACTTCCTCCGTCGTATGAAAAgtgaaatatttattcatacTGGCGCAAAAGATGATGAAACGCCACCTCAGAAGAATGAATTAGTTATCTGGTTGAAATTGACCTCTTGCCAG AGGCGATTGTATGAAGCCTTCCTGAATAGAGATCTAGTTCATTCACAAACTGAAACGGTGAAGGGTTCATCCTTGGAAGCTATCACG attttgaagaaaatttgcGATCATCCTCTACTTTTGACTAAAAGAGGTACTGATGATTTCCTGGAAGATATGGTTACCATTCTGAATAATCAAGATATGTGCATGGTGGAAAGGATTCTTGAAGATAATCTTTATTCTGACAAAAGGCTACAGATTGTCCAAGGTTCCTCCTGCAAGATAGCTTTTATCCTGCCCTTACTG AGGAACCTTGTTGAAGAGGGCcactatattttgattttctcaCAGACACGCAAAATGCTTAACCTTATTCAG GATGCTCTATCTATCGAGGGCCACAAGTTCCTGCGTATTGATGGTACCACGAAGGTTTCTGAGAGGAAGAAGATTGTGAAG GATTTCCAAGAGGGGTTTGAAACTCCAATATTTTTGTTGACCTCACAAGTTGGTGGACTTGGCAATATGCTCACCAAGGCAGATCGGGTTATAGTAGTCGATCCTGCTTGGAATCCAAG TACAGATAACCAAAACATTGACCATGCTTATCGAATTGGGCAAACTAAAGATGTGATTGTATATCGTTTGGTGACTTGTGGGACCATTGAGGAGAAGATTTACAAGCAACAG ATCTTCAAGAGAAGTCTTTTTAGGACAGCTACAGAATGCAAAGAACAACCACAAATTTATAACCAGGAT CTTTACCTTCAGGATGAACAAGAGTTCTCTAGTTTGCGGCCACAGGGGTTTGATGTCTGTCGCACTCAATACCAAATGCAAGTGGGCCACCATCAGCAGCTTGTCAT TGGTGATTCCTTGAGGAAGCACATCCAGTTCGTGGAACGACAAGGTATAGCTGGTGTGAACCATCATGGTGTCCTGCTTCGTAAAACGGAGGCTGCTGCAACTTTGGATGATTACGATGCAACGGACAG GAAGGTGAGAGACATGATGGTGAGGCGCTACTATGCTCCTCGGGAGCACATTTGTAGCAATATCGAGAAAGAGAGCTTGATGGCTCAAGGGAAGGATACAGAGAAAGAGGGCTTGATCGCTCAAGTGAAggagacgaggaagaagctgGATGGTTTGGGAGATGCAATGAGACAGATTTCTGCTTTGGAGGAGGAGTATGCAGCCGAGCTCGTTGGAATGCTCCGTGAAAACAGGTGGGAAAGAAGCCATCTGCAGAAGATAAGGGTGCAGATTGATGATCTGCACGAAGAACACATGGCGGAGTTTGATGAAGTGCTGGAGAGGATCGAGAGGATGGAGCTGGTTGACGAGGGCGAGTTGATGGCCGAGTTTGGTGAAACGCTGGAGAGGATGAGGCGGAGAGGCGACATGGATGGAGAGCTCGTGTTGAGCCTGCCGCTTCTGTCTTGTACCATTCTAACGTAG